One Moorella sp. E308F genomic region harbors:
- a CDS encoding YeiH family protein, with the protein MSQEAKGARSPLLKSEDWWAVWLGLFIFLLGLLKLTGSDVLGWVVKTNVWLDFSKALTPVAAKGLSGFASLILTYLFLTIVLSIGISAMGGNVRRFIAGFTIIFWITYVCWIIGHYAYIAATPDQFEKYKIGWALRLTGEAGFIVALIVGLIIGNFFPGFTRFLQEATKPEWYIKTAIVILGAKIGLAALQSTGLAAQVVFRGLCAIIEAYLIYWPLVYFIARKYFKFTPEWAAPLASGISICGVSAAIATGGAIKARPVVPIIVSSLVIIFAVVELIILPFAAQAWLYKEPMVAGAWMGLAVKTDGAAAASGAMVDALIRSKAISVLGTKWQEGWMLMTTTTVKVFIDIFIAIWAFILAIVWSVKIDRREGEKVNAGEIWLRFPKFVLGYAGLFIIVLLIGASASGDTLKLLKAGVGQADAFRGIFFALTFFTIGLMSNFRKLREEGMGKLAVVYVVCLFGFIIWIGLVISWLFFHGITPPTVA; encoded by the coding sequence ATGTCTCAAGAGGCTAAAGGGGCGCGCTCCCCACTTTTAAAAAGCGAAGACTGGTGGGCAGTATGGCTTGGGTTGTTTATCTTTTTACTGGGACTACTAAAATTAACTGGCTCCGATGTGCTTGGTTGGGTCGTCAAAACAAATGTCTGGCTAGATTTCTCCAAAGCCCTCACGCCTGTGGCAGCTAAAGGTCTTTCCGGTTTTGCCTCATTGATTCTTACTTATCTATTTTTAACTATTGTCCTGAGCATCGGCATTTCAGCAATGGGGGGCAATGTTAGGCGCTTCATTGCAGGGTTCACCATTATCTTTTGGATTACGTATGTTTGTTGGATAATTGGCCATTATGCTTACATTGCCGCAACACCGGACCAATTCGAGAAGTATAAAATTGGCTGGGCATTAAGATTGACCGGTGAAGCAGGTTTTATTGTGGCACTAATTGTTGGGTTAATCATTGGCAACTTCTTCCCGGGATTTACAAGATTTCTTCAAGAAGCTACCAAACCTGAATGGTATATTAAAACGGCGATCGTTATTCTTGGCGCCAAAATTGGGCTTGCTGCCCTGCAATCAACCGGGCTGGCAGCCCAGGTGGTTTTCCGGGGGCTCTGCGCCATCATCGAAGCCTACCTGATTTATTGGCCCTTGGTTTACTTTATCGCCAGGAAATACTTTAAGTTTACCCCCGAATGGGCCGCCCCCTTGGCATCAGGTATTTCCATCTGCGGTGTTTCCGCTGCTATTGCCACCGGTGGCGCCATTAAGGCCCGCCCGGTAGTCCCCATTATTGTTTCTTCCCTGGTCATTATTTTTGCAGTCGTTGAGCTCATCATCCTGCCCTTTGCCGCCCAGGCCTGGCTCTACAAGGAACCCATGGTAGCCGGCGCCTGGATGGGCCTGGCCGTTAAGACGGACGGCGCAGCGGCGGCAAGCGGTGCCATGGTGGATGCACTTATCAGGAGCAAAGCTATTAGCGTGCTGGGGACCAAGTGGCAGGAAGGCTGGATGCTGATGACCACCACTACGGTAAAGGTCTTCATCGATATTTTTATTGCCATTTGGGCCTTTATCCTGGCAATTGTATGGTCTGTCAAGATTGACCGGCGTGAAGGCGAAAAGGTGAACGCAGGCGAAATCTGGCTGCGGTTCCCGAAATTCGTCCTGGGTTACGCGGGGCTCTTTATCATCGTCCTGCTTATCGGCGCCAGCGCTAGCGGCGATACGTTAAAACTGTTAAAGGCTGGGGTCGGCCAGGCGGACGCTTTCCGCGGTATTTTCTTCGCCCTGACGTTCTTCACCATCGGCTTAATGTCTAATTTCAGGAAACTGCGGGAAGAAGGTATGGGCAAGCTGGCTGTAGTGTATGTTGTTTGCCTGTTTGGCTTTATTATCTGGATTGGTCTCGTGATTTCCTGGCTTTTCTTCCACGGTATAACTCCCCCGACCGTAGCATAA
- a CDS encoding redox-sensing transcriptional repressor Rex, with amino-acid sequence MPFRIKIPRSTIDRLPLYYRCLNLIEEHGIEEISSQVLGVRVGVDPSVIRKDLAWFGELGKRGVGYNVTYLKEAIARILGLDKEWPFILVGAGKLGMALAEHNRKYGRHFNLVGVFDRDPEKIGKKVGGRQVSPMEDMPGVIKEYGIKIAMLAVPAEEAQKVAHELVKCGIKGILSYAPITLSVPEDVLVYNADYNLDLQRLAYYIKNDGNISWGE; translated from the coding sequence ATGCCTTTTCGGATTAAAATACCTCGGTCAACTATTGACCGTTTACCCCTTTATTACCGTTGCCTCAATTTAATTGAAGAGCACGGGATAGAAGAAATTTCTTCCCAGGTACTGGGAGTCAGGGTGGGAGTCGACCCTTCGGTAATCCGTAAAGACCTGGCCTGGTTTGGCGAGCTGGGTAAACGCGGCGTGGGTTATAACGTAACCTACCTGAAAGAAGCAATCGCTCGCATCCTCGGTCTGGACAAGGAGTGGCCCTTTATCCTGGTCGGGGCTGGTAAACTGGGTATGGCCCTGGCTGAGCACAACCGGAAATATGGCCGGCATTTTAACCTGGTAGGCGTCTTTGACCGGGACCCGGAGAAAATCGGCAAGAAGGTCGGGGGACGGCAAGTGAGCCCCATGGAGGATATGCCGGGGGTTATTAAAGAGTATGGGATAAAAATCGCCATGCTGGCCGTACCGGCAGAAGAAGCCCAGAAAGTGGCCCATGAACTGGTTAAATGCGGTATTAAGGGCATTCTCAGTTACGCGCCCATTACTTTGAGCGTCCCGGAAGATGTACTGGTCTACAACGCTGACTATAACCTGGACCTCCAGCGCCTGGCTTATTATATCAAAAACGACGGTAATATCTCCTGGGGAGAATAG
- the mltG gene encoding endolytic transglycosylase MltG encodes MGEELETSYNLAFWQTWRRRLIFSLVLIILFLGGSGYFFMTLLAPVQPGAPAIEVYIAPGSSSATIASTLTSLGIIKSPLAFRLVTMATGLDTHLKPGYYLISPGLSLPEIIRLLAAGKVQEIEFTIPEGYTVRQIASLLQQKGLARKEDFLQAAARDYPFDFLHGLPSGPEHVQGFLFPDTYRVAMGTPPEEIVLMMLKRFNEVYQEISQEKDPALDLNTRQIVTLASIVEKEARVDAERPIIAGVYVNRLKRGMRLEADPTVQYLLPEPKPVLTYRDLEIDSPYNTYRVNGLPPGPIANPGRASLLAALKPAKTDYLYFVAKPDGSHYFSRTLAEHNQAVARYQAR; translated from the coding sequence ATGGGGGAAGAGCTGGAAACAAGCTATAATCTAGCTTTCTGGCAGACCTGGCGCCGCCGGTTAATTTTTTCCCTGGTGCTAATTATTTTGTTCCTGGGCGGGAGCGGGTATTTTTTCATGACCCTGCTGGCCCCGGTGCAGCCCGGCGCCCCGGCCATAGAGGTATACATTGCGCCAGGATCAAGTTCGGCCACCATCGCCAGCACTCTTACCAGCCTGGGGATAATCAAGAGCCCACTGGCCTTCCGGTTGGTAACCATGGCTACCGGCCTGGACACGCACCTAAAACCAGGTTACTATTTAATATCCCCCGGCCTTTCCCTGCCGGAAATCATCCGGCTGCTGGCTGCGGGCAAGGTCCAGGAGATTGAATTTACCATTCCCGAAGGATATACTGTACGGCAAATAGCCTCCTTGCTACAGCAGAAAGGTTTGGCCCGGAAGGAGGATTTCCTGCAGGCTGCAGCTCGGGATTATCCCTTTGATTTTTTGCATGGCTTGCCTTCTGGCCCGGAACACGTCCAGGGTTTTTTGTTTCCTGACACCTACCGGGTAGCCATGGGGACGCCGCCAGAGGAGATAGTGCTGATGATGCTCAAACGCTTTAACGAGGTTTACCAGGAAATTAGCCAGGAGAAAGACCCGGCCCTGGACTTAAATACCAGGCAGATCGTTACTTTGGCTTCCATCGTAGAAAAGGAAGCCAGGGTTGATGCTGAACGGCCTATCATTGCTGGTGTATATGTTAACCGCCTCAAACGGGGTATGCGCCTGGAGGCAGATCCCACGGTACAATATTTATTACCTGAACCCAAGCCCGTACTTACTTACCGGGACCTGGAGATCGATTCCCCTTATAATACCTACCGGGTTAATGGCCTGCCGCCAGGACCCATTGCCAATCCGGGCCGGGCCTCGCTCCTTGCGGCCTTAAAACCGGCTAAAACAGATTATCTATACTTTGTCGCTAAACCGGACGGTTCCCATTATTTTAGTCGTACCCTGGCCGAACACAACCAGGCAGTAGCCCGCTACCAGGCCAGGTAA
- a CDS encoding VanW family protein — protein sequence MVRWKLAAFLIFLLGAAGLTVRGMYFSGRIFPGVTVAGWPIGGMTPGAARLKIMEMATEILDREIKLRLGERLVTTTPRTLGMKIDIEATLSRAWAMGRTGNLKQRLSVFASNRRRLEPVYQWEQERLLAELKRLGTDILKEPVDARLEIDSNGKPYLIPGQAGWQVDTMTFMRRLAERSRGEVIDIPLNRVEPQLTTDALAARKIEKATGSFTTVFNPSDTGRTHNIRLASSTLDGTWIPPGGEFSFNQAVGPRTIERGYREALVIEDRNFVPGIGGGVCQVSSTLYNAALAAGLTVVERQPHGLAIGYVPPGRDATVAYGLIDLKIRNDTPFWYWLKARVDNDKLTMTFYAAEEAPAAEVVSQVIEKIPPPEEVEIVPNWPPEKVEVKQEGKSGFRTRVIRILHQQGKEGRQEVVSQDLYPPLPRVVRRGQPEETVVHFTGS from the coding sequence ATGGTCAGGTGGAAACTGGCAGCATTTTTAATTTTTCTGCTGGGAGCGGCCGGCCTGACCGTAAGGGGAATGTATTTTTCCGGCCGCATTTTCCCGGGCGTAACCGTAGCCGGCTGGCCAATCGGAGGGATGACGCCGGGTGCTGCCCGTTTAAAAATAATGGAGATGGCTACGGAAATTCTGGACCGGGAAATTAAATTGCGCCTGGGCGAAAGGTTGGTAACAACTACTCCCCGGACCCTGGGGATGAAAATTGATATTGAGGCTACCCTGTCCCGGGCCTGGGCCATGGGCCGGACCGGAAATTTAAAGCAACGCCTGTCTGTTTTCGCATCAAACCGGCGCCGGCTGGAGCCGGTATATCAGTGGGAACAGGAGCGACTCCTGGCAGAATTAAAGCGCCTGGGCACTGATATCTTGAAAGAGCCAGTAGATGCGCGCCTGGAAATAGATAGTAACGGTAAACCCTACTTAATACCCGGGCAGGCCGGCTGGCAAGTGGATACCATGACCTTCATGAGACGCCTGGCAGAGCGATCACGGGGAGAAGTAATCGACATTCCCTTGAACCGTGTTGAACCACAACTGACTACAGATGCACTGGCAGCCCGGAAAATTGAAAAAGCAACCGGGTCTTTTACTACCGTTTTTAATCCATCCGATACCGGCCGTACCCACAACATCCGGCTGGCGTCCAGCACGCTGGATGGTACCTGGATACCGCCGGGGGGCGAGTTCTCCTTTAACCAGGCAGTGGGGCCGCGGACCATAGAACGTGGCTACCGGGAAGCCCTGGTTATTGAAGATCGTAACTTTGTACCCGGCATTGGCGGTGGTGTCTGCCAGGTGTCGTCAACCCTTTATAATGCCGCCCTGGCTGCCGGGTTAACCGTCGTCGAGCGCCAGCCCCATGGTCTGGCCATAGGTTATGTGCCGCCGGGGCGGGATGCCACCGTCGCCTATGGCCTGATTGATCTTAAAATCCGCAATGATACTCCCTTCTGGTACTGGTTGAAGGCCCGGGTGGATAATGATAAGCTGACAATGACCTTTTATGCCGCCGAGGAAGCCCCTGCCGCTGAGGTGGTGAGCCAGGTAATTGAAAAAATCCCCCCACCGGAAGAAGTGGAAATAGTCCCCAACTGGCCCCCCGAAAAGGTGGAAGTTAAACAGGAAGGAAAATCGGGTTTCCGGACCAGGGTTATCAGGATTCTCCACCAGCAGGGAAAAGAAGGGCGGCAAGAGGTTGTCTCCCAGGATTTATACCCTCCGCTACCACGGGTCGTCCGCCGCGGGCAACCAGAGGAAACTGTTGTGCATTTCACCGGATCTTGA
- a CDS encoding DUF1292 domain-containing protein — protein sequence MADQENTIVLTDDEGQEHEFVVVDILNVEDDEYAILLPVGTSDTEAAEAIVLKIGLDEDGNEVLYEIEDEDEWQRVAEAWADAVDEGEE from the coding sequence ATGGCCGACCAGGAAAACACCATCGTCCTGACAGATGATGAAGGGCAGGAGCATGAGTTTGTTGTCGTAGATATCCTCAATGTCGAAGATGACGAGTATGCCATCCTGTTACCAGTGGGAACCAGTGATACCGAGGCAGCAGAAGCTATTGTGCTAAAAATCGGTTTGGATGAAGATGGCAACGAGGTCCTCTATGAGATTGAGGATGAAGATGAATGGCAACGCGTGGCTGAGGCCTGGGCAGATGCCGTGGACGAAGGAGAGGAATAG
- the ruvX gene encoding Holliday junction resolvase RuvX has protein sequence MRIMGLDVGSKTIGVAVSDPLGWTAQGVTTIRRKNKAADVDALKQLVARYGVEEVVVGLPRNMNGTFGPRAGEARAFAARLEAELGVPVHLYDERLSTVAADKILLEADLSRRRRRAVVDQVAASIILQGYLDRRGQNRV, from the coding sequence GTGCGCATTATGGGACTGGATGTCGGCAGCAAAACCATTGGCGTGGCTGTTAGCGACCCTTTAGGCTGGACGGCCCAGGGCGTGACCACCATTCGCCGGAAAAACAAGGCTGCCGATGTGGACGCCCTTAAGCAATTAGTTGCCAGGTACGGCGTCGAAGAGGTGGTGGTCGGGCTCCCCCGCAATATGAACGGCACCTTCGGGCCCCGTGCTGGAGAAGCCCGCGCCTTTGCCGCCAGGCTAGAGGCGGAACTGGGAGTGCCGGTGCATCTCTATGACGAGCGCCTCTCCACCGTAGCGGCTGATAAAATCCTCCTGGAGGCCGACCTGTCCCGCCGCCGCCGGCGGGCCGTTGTCGACCAGGTAGCGGCCAGTATAATTTTACAGGGATACCTTGACCGGCGGGGGCAAAATAGGGTATGA
- a CDS encoding aldo/keto reductase, which produces MLYTTLGASGIRVSRLCFGSLTIGPLQASLSIAAGASLLRRALELGVNFIDTAQCYATYSHIRAALQGWQEPVVVATKSYDYTAEGMARSLEEARRELDRDVIDIFLLHEQETPLTLAGHRPALEYLLEAKARGLVRAVGISSHAVAAVRAAAVMPEIDIIHPLYNQAGLGILDGSREEMLAAITLAHDNGKGIYAMKALGGGHLVTQARQALEFVLATPVIDAVAVGMQSLEEVEVNVAWFNGREPAAELLARLQARSRRLLVEDWCRGCGSCVKRCPQGALELKGGRAVVDPDKCILCGYCAGACRDFCLKVI; this is translated from the coding sequence GTGTTATACACCACCCTTGGAGCCAGCGGGATCAGGGTCTCCCGCCTGTGTTTTGGTTCCTTGACCATAGGCCCGCTCCAGGCGAGCCTGAGTATTGCTGCCGGGGCCAGCCTCCTCCGCCGTGCCCTGGAACTGGGTGTCAACTTTATTGATACGGCCCAGTGTTATGCCACTTACTCCCATATCCGGGCCGCCCTGCAGGGGTGGCAGGAACCGGTGGTGGTGGCTACCAAATCCTATGACTACACGGCAGAAGGTATGGCCCGGAGCCTGGAGGAGGCCCGGCGGGAGCTGGACCGGGATGTTATTGATATCTTTTTGCTCCACGAGCAGGAAACGCCCCTGACCCTGGCCGGCCACCGGCCGGCCCTGGAATACCTCCTGGAAGCCAAAGCGCGCGGCCTGGTACGGGCCGTGGGTATATCCTCCCATGCTGTAGCAGCGGTGCGGGCGGCAGCTGTAATGCCGGAAATCGATATTATCCATCCCCTGTACAATCAGGCGGGGCTGGGAATACTAGACGGCAGCAGGGAAGAGATGCTGGCCGCCATTACCCTGGCCCACGATAACGGCAAGGGGATCTATGCCATGAAGGCCCTGGGCGGCGGCCACCTGGTAACACAAGCGCGGCAGGCCCTGGAGTTTGTCCTGGCCACCCCGGTCATTGATGCCGTAGCTGTTGGCATGCAATCCCTGGAGGAAGTAGAGGTGAATGTCGCCTGGTTTAACGGTCGGGAACCGGCGGCGGAACTGCTGGCGCGGCTTCAGGCGAGGAGCCGCCGGCTACTGGTTGAAGACTGGTGCCGGGGTTGCGGGTCATGCGTCAAACGTTGTCCCCAGGGAGCCCTGGAACTTAAAGGCGGGCGGGCGGTAGTTGATCCGGATAAGTGCATTCTCTGCGGTTATTGTGCCGGCGCCTGCCGCGATTTTTGCCTTAAGGTGATTTGA
- a CDS encoding IreB family regulatory phosphoprotein codes for MSGDMQETMMFKVEKEEKVKVRDVLVEVQAALKEKGYDPINQLIGYLLSGDPAYITSHKGARNLIRRVERDEIIAELLKNYLT; via the coding sequence ATGTCCGGGGACATGCAGGAAACAATGATGTTTAAAGTAGAGAAAGAGGAGAAAGTTAAGGTCCGGGATGTGCTGGTGGAAGTACAGGCAGCTTTAAAGGAAAAGGGGTACGATCCCATAAACCAGTTGATAGGCTACCTCCTCTCAGGGGACCCGGCTTACATTACCAGCCATAAAGGGGCCCGCAACTTGATTCGCCGTGTGGAGCGCGATGAGATCATCGCTGAGTTGCTGAAGAACTATTTAACCTAA
- the alaS gene encoding alanine--tRNA ligase, whose amino-acid sequence MTGNELREKFLSFFAGKGHTIVHSSSLVPVNDPTLLFTNAGMVQFKDVFLGLDRRPFKRATTAQKCVRAGGKHNDLDTVGRTARHHTFFEMLGNFSFGDYFKREAISYAWEFLTRILELPPERLWITVYKEDDEAYRLWQEVAGVPAERIVRMGEKDNFWAMGDTGPCGPCSEIIYDRGPEHACSSNPCALGACDCDRWLEIWNLVFMQYERDAGGNLTPLPRPSIDTGMGLERMASILQGVDSNFDTDLLQPLIKAMEGLSGRAYDRGEAGFPFRVIADHARACTFLIADGVLPGNEGRSYVLRRILRRAARFGKALGVEEPFLYRLVDTVVNIMGQAYPEVAEQQEYIARVIRQEEERFHETLNDGMRVLNGIMEQAGREGRDTISGHEAFTLYDTYGFPVDLTEEIAGEKGFKVDRAGFEEAMAAQRERARAAREDIKAFEFAMAFAGNLDDIGGTEFTGYERLEDTGKVLALIRQSERVPYLDEGESGYVVLDRTPCYPEGGGQVGDQGSLAWPGGEARVQDTRRLPGGKIVHQVAVTAGKLAAGQEVKLMVDRERRLATARNHTATHLLHRALKNVLGEHANQAGSLVTPERLRFDFTHFAPLTEEELKAIEKEVNARVLAGLPVTTLETSLREAKAMGAMALFGEKYGERVRVVKMGDYSLELCGGTHLRSTSEVGLFRLTSESSIGAGVRRVEAVTGAAALDLISREYQELASVAGLLKVPPFQVAGRVQQLLEKGKEMEREIARLRNQLATYTVKDLLNQVREVAGVPVLQARVDITDSEALRELADKVRDKMGSGVVVLGSQHDGRVNFVAMVSKDLVKRGVHAGNLLREVARIAAGGGGGRADMAQAGGKDPSKLDQALAYSLKVVAQQVR is encoded by the coding sequence TTGACGGGGAATGAGCTCCGGGAGAAATTTTTAAGCTTTTTCGCCGGTAAGGGTCATACCATTGTCCACAGTTCTTCCCTGGTACCGGTAAACGATCCGACGCTGCTTTTTACCAATGCCGGTATGGTACAGTTTAAAGACGTTTTCCTGGGCCTGGACCGGCGCCCTTTTAAACGGGCGACGACGGCCCAGAAGTGTGTTCGTGCCGGGGGCAAACATAACGATCTGGATACCGTCGGGCGTACCGCCCGTCACCATACTTTTTTTGAAATGCTGGGTAATTTCTCCTTTGGTGATTACTTCAAGCGCGAGGCCATTTCTTATGCCTGGGAATTTTTAACGCGGATCCTGGAATTGCCGCCGGAACGCCTCTGGATTACAGTCTACAAGGAAGACGATGAAGCCTACCGGCTGTGGCAGGAAGTAGCCGGCGTGCCGGCAGAACGGATAGTGCGCATGGGGGAAAAAGATAACTTCTGGGCCATGGGCGATACCGGCCCCTGCGGTCCCTGCAGCGAGATTATCTACGACCGCGGGCCGGAGCATGCCTGCAGCTCCAACCCCTGCGCCCTGGGGGCCTGCGACTGTGACCGCTGGCTGGAGATCTGGAATCTGGTTTTTATGCAGTATGAACGGGATGCCGGCGGTAATTTAACGCCTTTACCTCGCCCCAGCATTGATACCGGTATGGGACTGGAACGGATGGCATCAATTTTACAGGGCGTGGACAGCAATTTTGATACCGACCTCCTGCAGCCTTTAATCAAGGCCATGGAAGGCTTAAGCGGCCGGGCCTACGATCGCGGGGAGGCCGGCTTCCCCTTCCGAGTTATTGCCGATCATGCCCGGGCCTGTACCTTCCTCATTGCCGACGGCGTTTTACCGGGGAATGAGGGCCGCAGCTATGTCCTGCGCCGGATTTTACGCCGGGCGGCCCGATTTGGCAAGGCCCTGGGGGTGGAGGAGCCCTTCCTGTACCGCCTGGTGGATACGGTGGTCAATATTATGGGGCAGGCCTACCCGGAAGTAGCGGAGCAGCAGGAGTACATCGCACGGGTAATACGCCAGGAAGAAGAGCGTTTCCATGAAACTTTAAATGATGGCATGCGGGTCTTAAACGGCATCATGGAGCAGGCCGGGCGGGAAGGCCGGGATACCATCAGCGGCCACGAAGCTTTTACCCTCTATGATACCTATGGTTTTCCCGTCGACTTGACGGAGGAAATTGCCGGCGAAAAGGGTTTCAAAGTAGACCGGGCCGGCTTTGAAGAGGCCATGGCGGCCCAGCGGGAACGAGCTCGGGCGGCACGCGAAGATATAAAGGCTTTTGAATTTGCCATGGCCTTTGCCGGCAACCTGGACGACATCGGCGGCACAGAATTTACCGGTTACGAGCGGCTGGAAGACACCGGTAAAGTCCTGGCCCTGATCCGACAAAGCGAGCGAGTTCCTTATCTGGACGAGGGGGAAAGCGGCTATGTCGTCCTGGACCGGACACCCTGCTACCCGGAGGGTGGCGGCCAGGTGGGGGACCAGGGTAGTTTGGCCTGGCCCGGCGGTGAGGCGCGTGTGCAGGATACCCGGCGCCTGCCCGGCGGGAAGATTGTCCACCAGGTGGCTGTAACTGCCGGGAAGCTAGCTGCCGGACAGGAAGTAAAGCTCATGGTGGACAGGGAGCGTCGTCTGGCCACGGCCAGGAATCACACCGCGACCCACCTGTTGCACCGGGCCTTAAAGAATGTCCTGGGTGAACACGCCAACCAGGCCGGCTCCCTGGTAACACCGGAAAGGCTGCGTTTTGACTTTACCCATTTTGCTCCCTTAACCGAAGAAGAACTCAAGGCTATAGAGAAGGAGGTCAATGCCAGGGTTTTAGCCGGTTTACCGGTAACGACCCTGGAGACTTCCCTCCGGGAAGCAAAGGCTATGGGGGCAATGGCCCTCTTTGGCGAGAAATACGGCGAACGGGTGCGGGTAGTAAAGATGGGTGATTATAGCCTGGAACTGTGCGGCGGTACCCACCTGCGTTCCACCAGCGAAGTAGGTCTTTTCCGGCTTACGAGTGAGAGCAGCATTGGTGCCGGCGTGCGCCGGGTAGAAGCAGTAACGGGTGCGGCCGCCCTGGACCTGATAAGCCGGGAGTACCAGGAACTGGCCTCTGTCGCTGGTTTGCTCAAAGTACCACCCTTCCAGGTAGCCGGGCGGGTGCAGCAGCTCCTGGAGAAAGGCAAGGAAATGGAGCGGGAAATCGCCCGCTTGCGTAACCAGCTGGCCACCTACACCGTCAAAGATTTGCTGAACCAGGTGCGAGAAGTAGCCGGGGTACCGGTATTGCAGGCCCGGGTAGATATAACCGATTCCGAAGCTTTACGAGAGCTGGCCGATAAAGTGCGGGACAAAATGGGTTCAGGCGTAGTGGTCCTGGGTTCCCAGCATGACGGTCGTGTTAATTTTGTTGCTATGGTAAGTAAAGACCTGGTGAAGCGGGGCGTCCATGCCGGGAATTTATTACGCGAGGTGGCCCGAATTGCTGCCGGCGGCGGCGGGGGCCGGGCGGATATGGCCCAGGCCGGCGGCAAGGATCCGAGCAAGCTGGACCAGGCCCTGGCTTATAGCCTTAAGGTAGTGGCCCAGCAGGTTCGCTAA
- a CDS encoding class I SAM-dependent methyltransferase: MVTTELPLFQRADFWEESWQEERRQSLYGRRRPDRDGTGYWNRRAGHFARQTGGEEGKQRVARILHWLGHHGGLDRDLEILDIGCGTGNYALPLARRARRVVALDPAEEMLAILKERAGEEGITNIEPVQMTWEEVDLDKQGWRGSFDLVLAFMSPGIKDAATLRKMIAASRGACFLAGHLRQEISGRKELWQQLIGGEMPGIPADVLYIFHLLYAWGYNPSLELEQWVSTRELEPDQAIEEMEIFFYPHLELTPAVRRAIVDYVQGHLVNGRYLSRREMTAGYLFWSVNLH, encoded by the coding sequence ATGGTTACTACGGAGTTACCCCTATTTCAGCGGGCCGATTTCTGGGAAGAGTCCTGGCAGGAGGAGCGCCGGCAGTCCCTCTACGGCCGGCGCCGGCCGGATCGCGATGGTACCGGCTACTGGAACCGGCGCGCCGGCCATTTTGCCCGCCAGACCGGTGGGGAAGAGGGGAAGCAGAGGGTAGCCCGGATCCTCCACTGGCTGGGCCACCACGGCGGTTTGGACCGGGACCTGGAGATCCTGGATATCGGTTGCGGTACGGGCAACTATGCTTTGCCCCTGGCCCGCCGGGCGCGGCGGGTGGTGGCTCTGGACCCGGCAGAGGAAATGCTGGCCATTTTAAAGGAGCGGGCCGGAGAAGAGGGCATAACCAATATTGAGCCGGTCCAGATGACCTGGGAGGAGGTGGACCTGGATAAACAGGGCTGGCGGGGAAGCTTTGACCTGGTCCTGGCCTTCATGAGCCCGGGGATTAAGGATGCGGCCACTTTAAGAAAAATGATCGCCGCTTCCCGGGGGGCCTGTTTCCTGGCCGGCCACTTGCGCCAGGAAATCAGCGGCCGTAAGGAGTTGTGGCAGCAGCTCATTGGCGGAGAAATGCCAGGGATACCGGCGGATGTCCTCTATATTTTCCATCTCCTCTATGCCTGGGGATATAACCCATCCCTGGAGCTGGAGCAATGGGTAAGCACCAGGGAACTGGAGCCTGACCAGGCCATTGAGGAAATGGAGATTTTCTTTTATCCCCACCTGGAACTGACGCCGGCAGTCCGCCGGGCCATTGTCGATTATGTCCAGGGCCACCTGGTGAACGGCCGCTACCTTTCCCGCCGGGAAATGACGGCCGGATACCTTTTCTGGAGCGTGAACCTTCATTGA